The genomic window TGAGACGGTTCCCTAAACCGTCCTCACCACGCATATGCTGACTCGGGCGTGTTCAGACTCCCGGAAATCTGACGGAAACCACGGTATGCCGGGTGCGGATTCCCCGTTTTTATCCGGCTGTTTCTGGGATGCGGTTATTTGCTAGACGGCGATTTCACAGGTATAAATCAGGTGCTTCGGTGCGGGGGCTCAGCCGTCTTAGCCGGATCCCGATATACTCGTTTTTCGAAAATTGACTTAAACTCCGCAATACTTATATGCCTAAACGGAATGACATAAAAACCATACTGCTCGTAGGGTCGGGTCCGATAGTAATAGGGCAGGCCTGCGAGTTCGACTATTCGGGCACCCAGGCCTGCAAGGCGCTCAAGGAAGAGGGATTCAGGATCGTGCTCGTGAACTCCAACCCGGCCACCATAATGACTGACCCAGCTTTCGCCGACAGAACATATATAGAGCCTCTCGTTCCGGATGTAGTCGAAAAGATAATAGAAAAGGAGAGACCCGACGCGCTCCTCCCGACGCTCGGCGGACAGACCGCCCTCAATATCGCCGTCGATCTCGCCGAGTCGGGCGTCCTCGACAAGTACGGCGTCGAGCTGATCGGGGCCAAGCTGCATGCGATTAAGAAGGCCGAGAACAGGGAGCTCTTCAAGGAGGCAATGCTCAGTATAGGTCTCGATGTCCCCAAGAGCGGGATCGCTCACACGATGGCGGAGGCATGGAAGGTAATGGAAGGGCTCGGGTTCCCCGTGATAATCCGCCCTTCGTTCACTCTGGGAGGCTCGGGCGGAAGCGTCGCGTACAACATAGAAGAATTCGAGGAGTTCGCCAAGTCGGGACTCGACCTTAGCCCTGTATCCGAGATACTGATAGAAGAATCGGTCCTCGGATGGAAGGAATACGAGCTCGAGGTCATGCGCGACGGGATGGACAACGTCGTGATAATATGCTCGATCGAGAACTTCGATCCCATGGGCGTGCATACCGGGGACAGCATAACCGTAGCGCCCGCCCAGACGCTAACTGACAAGGAATATCAGAGGATGCGCGACGCGTCGATAGCCATAATCAGGGAGATAGGCGTCGACACCGGGGGCTCGAATATTCAGTTCGGGCTCAACCCGGACGACGGGCGGATGGTGGTCATAGAGATGAACCCGAGGGTATCGAGGAGCTCTGCGCTCGCGTCTAAAGCGACGGGATTCCCTATTGCGAAGATCGCGGCCAAGCTCGCCGTCGGCTACACGCTCGACGAGATACCGAACGATATCACCCGCTACACGCCCGCATCTTTCGAGCCCTCCATAGACTACGTCGTCGTCAAGATACCCAGGTTTACTTTCGAGAAGTTCCCGCAGACGGACCCCTCCCTCACGACGCAGATGAAATCGGTCGGCGAGGTCATGGCGATAGGAAGGACGTTCAAGGAATCGCTCCAGAAGGCCATGAGGTCCCTCGAGATAGATTCCGCGGGCTTCGAGCCCAGGTCATCGGATACGTCTGTCATTACCGATAAATTGAGGACGCCTAATCCGGAAAGGCTCTGGTATATCGCCGACGCGCTCAGGTGCGGGATGAGCATCGAGGAAGTATTCAGTCTCACGTATATAGACAGGTGGTTCCTCCGGAATATAAAGCAGATAGTACAAATGGAAGAGGAGCTCAGATCCACTGCTCGTAAGATGAACGGGAGCCTCTTGAGGAAAGCGAAGGAATTCGGATTCTCCGATATCCGTATAGCCGAGCTCACGAGAAAATCGGAAGACGATATAAGAGAATCGAGGCTCAGGAACAAGATCGGCTCCGTATACAAAATGGTCGACACGTGCGCCGCGGAGTTCGAAGCCTATACCCCTTACCTCTACTCGACCTACGAGCGGGAAGACGAGGCCCCGCCTACGGACAGGTCCAAAGTCGTGATTCTCGGCGGCGGGCCTAACAGGATCGGACAGGGCATCGAATTCGATTACTGCTGCGTGCATGCCTCCTTCTCTCTCCGGGAGGAGGGTTACGAAGCCATAATGGTGAACTGCAACCCCGAAACAGTGAGCACCGATTACGATACGTCGGACAGGCTTTACTTCGAGCCCCTCACGCTCGAGGATACACTCTCAATAGTCGGGAGGGAGAATCCGGACGGGGTTATCGTGCACCTTGGGGGGCAGACGCCTCTCAAGCTCGCCATACCGCTCGAGGAGAGGGGTGTAAAAATCATCGGCACGTCGCCCGATAGTATCGACCTCGCTGAGGACAGGGAGAGGTTCAGGGACCTCGTAGAGGAGCTCGGGCTGAGACAGCCCGAGAGCGGGATCGCGAGGAGTCAGGAAGAGGCTGTCAGGATAGCGAACGATATAGGCTATCCTATCGTCGTCAGGCCTTCCTATGTCCTGGGAGGACGCGCCATGGAGATCGTTTACACCGAGGATTCGCTCAGGCGCTATATAAGAGAAGCAGTGAGAGTCTCGCCCAACCTCCCGGTGCTTATAGACAAGTTTTTAAAGGACGCCAAGGAAGTCGACGTGGATGCGGTGTCCGACGGTAAAACAGTCGTCATCGGAGGGGTGCTCGAGCACATAGAAGAAGCGGGCGTACACTCAGGCGACAGCGCCATGGTGCTTCCCCCTTTCTCGATCGAGGCCCGCGTGATAAAGGAGATAAAGCGTCAGACAAAGGAGCTCGCTCTCGCGCTCAGGGTCAAGGGTCTCGTCAATATTCAGTTCGCGGTTAAAGACAATGTCGTTTATATACTGGAAGTGAACCCCCGCGCGAGCAGGACAGTCCCCTTCGTCAGCAAGGCCATCGGCGTCCCTCTCGCCAAGCTCGGGACCAAGGTCATGATAGGGAAAACTCTCAGGCAGCTCGGGTTTACGAAAGAGATAGTGCCCGCGCACTACTGCGTCAAGGAATCCGTTTTCCCGTTCATCAAATTCCACGGCGTCGACACGATCCTCGGGCCCGAGATGAAATCCACAGGGGAAGTGATGGGAATAGATGCCGACATAAGGATGGCCTTCGCAAAAGCGCAGATAGCCGCTGGAAGCGACCTCCCGCTCTCGGGCACGGCGTTCATAAGCGTGAAGGACGAGGACAAGCCCAAGCTATCGGAGTTTATAAGGGATCTCGAAGGGCTCGGCTTTAAAATTATGGCTACGGCAGGCACGGCGGCGTATCTAAAGGGGATCGGCGTCGGCTGCACGGTCGTGAAGAAGGTTATCGAAGGCCGCCCTCATGTGGTGGATCATATAAAGAACGGCGAGGTGCAGCTCGTCGTGAACACGACTTTCGGGCAGAAGGAGGTGGAGCAGTCCTACTCCATCAGGAGGACGGCGCTTGTACACAGGGTCCCCTACTTTACGACTATTTCGGCTGCAAGGGCCGCCGTAGGAGCGATAGAGGTGCTTATAGGTAAAGGCCTCGACGTAAAGGCTATTCAGGACTATTATTAACTATTGTATAATTGGATACCATGTTTATCTTATCCGTATACGGTTTAATCCGCTTGAAAAGGTTTCCTTTCCCGCCCCTTTAACAGCTCCAGGAGGAATTCTATATGACCATAGAAAGAGTGCCGATGACTCCGCAGGGATTTAAGAAGCTTCAGGAAGAGCTCCGGAGGCTCAAGACCGTGGACAGGCAGGAAGTGATAAAACTGATCGAATACGCGAGGTCTCTAGGGGACCTGTCCGAGAACGCCGAGTATGAAACAGCGAAGCAGAGACAGTCGTTCGTGGAGGGCAGGATTCAGGAGCTCGAGAGCAAGATAGGGAGGGCAGAGATCATCGACCCCGCCGAGCTCAGGGATAAGGACCGGGTCACTTTCGGGGTCAGGGTCAAGCTCGAGAATCTCGATACCGGGGAAACCGTTACGTATCAGCTAGTGGGCCCCGACGAGTCGGAGCCCGATAACGGCCTCATTTCGATCACTTCGCCCATCGGCAAAGCGCTCATAGGAAAGCGAGTAGACGACGACGTACAGGTGCATGCCCCGGGCGGGATCAGGGAGTTCGTCGTTCTCGAGATAAGCTGACCGGCTGCCCGACGGCTCCTCAAGGGTTTCACTCGATCACGACCGACGATTCCACTTTACCCGTCTCCGGGTCGTAAATGTATTCCTCTCCCAGGGGATGAGCGGGGAAATCAGCCGTGGTCTCGAGCTCGATGAACTCTCTCAGCTCGTCCAGACTCTTCGGATAATCTCCGTATAGGCTCTTGTATCTCGCGGCTTTCGCTTGTAATAAAGCTGTGCTTTGGTTTATTTGCTGATCTACGAGAACCGTATTTTTTACGGATTCGATTTTTGGCGCAATAATGAACTTGCCGCCTACAGGCGAGGCCGGGATTCCTCCCTTTATCATCCCCGCCTTTACCATGTCTTCCATGGAGTCTGGAAATTTGCCGTATGCCCTGACGTACTCCTTCAGCGATTCGGTAAGCTCGTCCTCGATTGCCATTGTGTCTATCTCTTTGATATTCCTGAGTGCAAAATCTCTTCTGCCCTCGCTGGGGCTGGTTTCATAGATTATCTCCCAGATCTTTCTCGAGAGCTCGCTGTTCCCTCCTCTGGCATGAGCGGATGCCGCCATGCCTTTCATCGATGCCTTCCTCAACGGAGAGATACCCGGTTTATCTGCGGCTTCCCCGAACAGCTCGGCCGCTTTATCGTAGTTCTTGGGATAGAAATAGTAAATGAAAGCCTCTTCGAGAGGCAGGCGGTAGTTCTCGGGGTTGTTCTTCCTGCCTTTATCGAATAGCTCTATCCCCTTCATTGTTTCACCTAGACCGAAAGGCGGCGGCTCCGCGAGGAACGTACCTCCGTACCGGTATGCGCTTACGAACTTCGGGTCTAGGTCCGTGATAATATCGAAGTAGTGGTAGAGTAGGTCGGGATTCTGCTCTTCGAGTTTTTTACTTCCAAAGTACTGAAGCGCTCTCAGCCAATATATATCCGCGAGCAGCTCGTGGTAACCCATCGAGATTTTCTTGAGTGACGAGGACGAGAGATAAAGGCTTTCGTCCACCGAACGGAACTTTCCTCTTATGTCATCGATCTTGTTCTGGAAGGGGACCGATGCGGCGATTAACAAAGCCAGGATTACTATGGCGAACATAGGCTTTTTCGCGATATATGCTGACATCGGTTATTTAAACTCTTTTCTCTCGAAAATAACTGTCGCGAGTATGAGGAGGGCGAGCGTATATATGACGGCGTATACGGTTGTGTATAGAATCAGGTCGGGGTTGATTACGCCTCCGTACACGGCTTCGCTCCTCACGTCGAATTTCTCGAGGTTCGGAATGATCCTGTAAACCGCCTCTGAAAATAGTGCACTTACCGGACTTTTTACTTCCTCTGCGAATAATCTGACGTCGCTCGAGAAGCGCCCAATCGCGATTGCGAAAAAGGTGAATAACGCGCTCAGCACCGGGGTCGTGAAGCTCGAAAAGACGAGCGCTATGCCGATTACGACCAGGAATTCGAGGTACTCGAAAT from Thermodesulfobacteriota bacterium includes these protein-coding regions:
- the carB gene encoding carbamoyl-phosphate synthase large subunit — encoded protein: MPKRNDIKTILLVGSGPIVIGQACEFDYSGTQACKALKEEGFRIVLVNSNPATIMTDPAFADRTYIEPLVPDVVEKIIEKERPDALLPTLGGQTALNIAVDLAESGVLDKYGVELIGAKLHAIKKAENRELFKEAMLSIGLDVPKSGIAHTMAEAWKVMEGLGFPVIIRPSFTLGGSGGSVAYNIEEFEEFAKSGLDLSPVSEILIEESVLGWKEYELEVMRDGMDNVVIICSIENFDPMGVHTGDSITVAPAQTLTDKEYQRMRDASIAIIREIGVDTGGSNIQFGLNPDDGRMVVIEMNPRVSRSSALASKATGFPIAKIAAKLAVGYTLDEIPNDITRYTPASFEPSIDYVVVKIPRFTFEKFPQTDPSLTTQMKSVGEVMAIGRTFKESLQKAMRSLEIDSAGFEPRSSDTSVITDKLRTPNPERLWYIADALRCGMSIEEVFSLTYIDRWFLRNIKQIVQMEEELRSTARKMNGSLLRKAKEFGFSDIRIAELTRKSEDDIRESRLRNKIGSVYKMVDTCAAEFEAYTPYLYSTYEREDEAPPTDRSKVVILGGGPNRIGQGIEFDYCCVHASFSLREEGYEAIMVNCNPETVSTDYDTSDRLYFEPLTLEDTLSIVGRENPDGVIVHLGGQTPLKLAIPLEERGVKIIGTSPDSIDLAEDRERFRDLVEELGLRQPESGIARSQEEAVRIANDIGYPIVVRPSYVLGGRAMEIVYTEDSLRRYIREAVRVSPNLPVLIDKFLKDAKEVDVDAVSDGKTVVIGGVLEHIEEAGVHSGDSAMVLPPFSIEARVIKEIKRQTKELALALRVKGLVNIQFAVKDNVVYILEVNPRASRTVPFVSKAIGVPLAKLGTKVMIGKTLRQLGFTKEIVPAHYCVKESVFPFIKFHGVDTILGPEMKSTGEVMGIDADIRMAFAKAQIAAGSDLPLSGTAFISVKDEDKPKLSEFIRDLEGLGFKIMATAGTAAYLKGIGVGCTVVKKVIEGRPHVVDHIKNGEVQLVVNTTFGQKEVEQSYSIRRTALVHRVPYFTTISAARAAVGAIEVLIGKGLDVKAIQDYY
- the greA gene encoding transcription elongation factor GreA produces the protein MERVPMTPQGFKKLQEELRRLKTVDRQEVIKLIEYARSLGDLSENAEYETAKQRQSFVEGRIQELESKIGRAEIIDPAELRDKDRVTFGVRVKLENLDTGETVTYQLVGPDESEPDNGLISITSPIGKALIGKRVDDDVQVHAPGGIREFVVLEIS